acgagaatagataaaggcagcaagtatgaatatgtacatctgtatatatgtatatgtctgtgtatgtatatgtatgtgtactttgaaatgtacaggtatgtatatgtgcgtgtgtgggcgtttatgtatatacatgtgtttctgggttggttgggccattttttcgtccgtttccttgcgctacctcactaacgcgggagacagcgagtaagtataatgataaatatatataaagtacatatCCATTCATacataagagtgtgtgtgtgtgtgtgtgtgtgtttactaactCCCCTTAGGATATGTAACATTCATGATGTTAACATAATACTGACTATCTATAAAACTTCATGTTGCAGATAAGCTGAGCATATTTTGTTATCTATCTGGTATGGTGTGCAGGTGAggcggggtggaggggtgtgCGCCCCAGACTGCAGCGGAGTGGAGTCTGGCACGAGCGTGAGGGACCCCACCGACTGCACTAGGTACTACGTCTGCCTCGACTTGGGAGACGGTAAGGCAATAACCACCTTAACTTTGGTATGATTAAGTACGTATACGGTGACGTCAAACGTAGCCATACTTCTGGTTCATAACCCGTCGCTGCAGCCGACTCATACCTGCAGACATGGTAGAGTAGCCGGAATAGAAGAGTGTTTCCCACATCCCAACTTACGGCATTGTTCGTGAATCCATTCTTTAATACCACAGTAACTCTATAGTGATGCAATACTATGTTAACTGAAAAATCTCTTTGTCTACCACGAGTCTTAACATGTAACGGTATCCTCCTGCGCAGGGGAGCCGCTACCCTCGGAGTATCCTGTGGAATGCCCTTCTGGCCAGTACTTCAACGACGCCCACACGGTGCCCCGTTGCGACCCTATCTCTGGCGCCCCACAGGGATTCTGCTCCAACCTCTGCAACCCCTGCAAGCCTCATTGCATCGCCGACGGTGGGGTCACGCCCCATCCCACCGACTGCTCCACCTACTACGTCTGCCTGCAGgaaggaatcatggaagtgggGTGCGAGTCGAACCTACCTTTCTTCGATTACATGACGGGGGAGTGTTCCGACGACCCGACCCTCTGCTTCGCGTACTGCGACCCGTGCATCCCTCACTGTACCGCAGCGAACGAGCGCGTCCCAGACCCTATTGACTGCCACCAGTTCTACGTGTGTAACCCGCCCGAGGTAGTGAGCTTCCTGTGCCCACACAATGAGATTTTCAACAGGGACTCTGGAGAGTGTGAGGCAAACGCCCCTTGCGTCATAGACTGTCCTGACACGACAGATATGCCTCTGTTCTAGAGCTGTAAAGTACATTTGTCTGGAGTATACGGGCGAGAGCTACACTTCAGTTCGCAAAGAAATTTTTTTCAAGATATTTGTCTAAAAGTATAAACAAAGAACATATAACTTTAAGTGTTTCTTTATCTTTGTTAAACAAGCtaaaggagttgtgggactatgtgacagagggtaagaaagtaaattctagattgatttgggtaaaactgaacgtggctgagagagatagatgattattggtccctatgcacctagtcatgagaagaaagatcgtgagaggcaaatgttttgggagcaactgagtgagtgtgttagcagctttgatgcacgagaccaagttatagttaaggatgatttaaatgcgaaggtgagtaatgtggcagttgagggtatattggTGTACAAGAGGTGTTCAGAGCTGTAAATGAAAAAggtgaagagattgtggatttgtgtgctgaaaaaagattggtgactagatacctagtttaaaaatcgagagatatacataagtatacgtatgtgagcaggagatgatcaaatggcattattggattacgtgttaattgacaggcgtgtaaaagagagacttttggatgttaatgtgctgaggggcagctggagggatgtctgatcactatgttgaagaggaggtgaagatttgtagaggttttcaaaaaagaagagagaatgttggggattagaaagtggtgagagcaagtgagcctggaaaggagacgtgtgtgaggaagtaacgggaaagattgagtgtagaatgataaaaggcgagaacaaatgacgtgaggaaagtgggtgagaaatgggatgcattttgggaagctgtgatggcttgcgcaaaaaacgcatgtggcatgagaaaggtgggaggtaggcaggttagaaagggtagtgagtgagggggatgaagaaggaaggttgttatgaaaagggcaaatgagagttggggtgagaaagtatctttaaatttttggaagaataaaaagatgttttggaaggaggtaaataacgtgcgtaagacaatagaacaaatgggaacatcggtgaagggggcaagtgggaaggtaataacaggtagtaatgaagtgagaaggagatggagtgagtattttgaaggttggttgaatgtgtttgatgacagagtggcagataaagggtgttttggtagtggtggtgtgcgaagtgagagggttaaggagaatggtttggtaaacagagaagacctagtgaaagctttgcggaagatgaaagccggtaaggcgtcgggtttggatggtatcgcagtggaatttatcaaaaaaaaggggtgactgtgttgttgattggttggtgcattacacatgacacctagagactgagtgtgaacaaatgtggcctttttttgtctgttttcctgacggtacctcgctgaagcaggaagtaccgatgctgtttcctgtggggcagggtagcgccgggaatagatgaaggcaagcaagtctgaatatgtatatgtatttgatgatatgcatatgtatgtatacgtgcgtgtatgggcgattatatatatatatatatatatatatatatatatatatatatatatatatatatatatatatatatatatatatatatatatgtacatatatatatatatatatatatatatatatatatatatatatatatatatatatatatatatatatatatatatatatatatatatatatatatgtatatatatatatatatatatatatatatatatatatatatatatatatatatatatatatatatatatatcgaggatgtaaggcatgtgtacgtgtaggaagagaggaaagtgattggttctcagtgaatgtaggtttgcggcaggggtgtgtgatggttgtttaatttgtttatggatggggttgttagggaggtgaatgcaagagttttggaaagaggggcaaaaatgaagtctgttggggatgagagagcttcggaagtgagtcagttgttgttcgctgatgatacagcgctggtggctgattcatgtgagaaactgcagaagctggtgactgagtttggtaaagtgtgtgaaagaagaaagttaagagtaaatgtgaataagagcaagcaaggttattaggtacagtagggttgagggtcaagtcaattgggaggtaagttgaatggagaaaaactggaggaagtaaagtgttttacatatctgggagtggatctggcagcgtatggaaccatggaagcggaagtgaatcattgggtgggggagggggcgaaaatcctgggagccttgaagaatgtgtggaagtcgagaacattatctcggaaagcaaaaatgggtatgtttgaaggaatagtggttccaacaatgttgtatggttgcgaggcgtgggctatggatagagttgtgcgcaggagggtggatgtgctggaaatgagatggttgaggacaatgtgtggcgtgaggtggtttgatcgagtaagtaatgtaagggtgagagagatgtgtggaaatgaaaagagcatggttgagagagcagaagagggtgttttgaaatggtttgggcacatggagagaattaatgagtgaggaaagattgaccaagaggatatatgtgtcggaggtggagggaacgaggagaagtgggagaccaaattggaggtggaaagatggagtgaaaaagattttatgtgatcggggcctgaacatgcaggagggtgaaaggagggcaaggaatagagtgaattggatcgatgtggtataccggggttgaagtgctgtcagtggattgaatcagggcatgtgaagcgtctggggtaaaccatggaaagttgtgtggggcctggatgtggaaagagagctgtggtttcgggcattattgcgtggcagctagagactgagtgtgaacgaatggggcctttgttgtcttttcctagtgctacctcgcacacatgaggagggagggggaaggtattccatgtgtggcgaggtggcgatgggggtgaatgggggcagacagtgtgaattgtgtgcatgggtatatatgtatgtgtctgtgtatgtatatatatatatatatatatatatatatatatatatatatatatatatatatatatatatatatgtgtacattgagatgtataggtatgtatatttgcgtgtgtggacgtgtgtgcgtatacattgtgtatgggggtgggttgggccatttctttcgtctgtttccttgcgctacctcgcaagcgcgggagacagcgataaagcaaaatagaataaaataaaaaatatatatatatatactacttgtGAAAAGCCTTGATGTAACAGAAATGTCTTCCAACGGAGCCACACACATTCATTCTACACAAATAATAATTCTACCGCTCTGTAGTCTATATGCAGGATGTAAGTTTCCATTTGTCTCACAGAAGAATGAAGTCAACACAAGTAATCAACAAACTCCCTCAAACCAGTCATGAAATACACGTTTGTTTCGCTGAAGCTACATTTCGATTTCCTCTCTGGATAATATCTGATGAAATATTCAACACCTCGAATTCAGAGGAAATTCCAGCTTTGAGAACATGTGTTCATCGATAAGTGTCTGCCCTCAACCTGTTATCTCGCAGAGCTAAGAAAATCCGTGAGACTGACTGTGTGAACCATGCTGTCTACAATGTTCAAATTCACCTCACTCCAACTccatggtcctcctccaccactcccgacAAACAGCAGACGTGAAACTCGTTCCAAAaccctggcattcacctccctcaccacctaatCTATAAATTGACTAAACCGCCATGGCGAcatgacacacacctgccacagacccaccttctcttggaacaactcaccctcctctcttcttacttacccccaaccccccaccccacttcccacccaccccagtaaaaacttttcattgtttcttttttttttatgttgaaggctccagccacggacaaaagtccacatcaaggcctggccttaattgaaatataaagaggttaatgaaagggaaagagaagagacaagggaaagcatttacgtattggggaggaaaagagaagactgtcttttgaaatgtgccaggtcatagctatcaaaacggcccaccctcaaGGTGccacggccacacagtaatcatgtgacgcagcagctgctgagcattgcgtggtctatctagcagtgggggcacacaagcagccagctcctgagagcaaaaaccaaagtgatacctactgaagagggaaagtgaaccagcattgcggcgtATGGCaagagtcaagttttgaagttagcctggaacaatttataagttggaccgttttcgactcaactctgtcaagtaaggatgtagagctacaACCTTCCCAGCTGTGAAAGCAGCACTCCAAACaagaacgaatcaatcccttgcatAAACGGAACAAttgctcagaagaaaagaaatttcgacatctaaataggactcccagtcttttaaaggcagacttagctattcctgtaaagtagggtttccaagaaacagaggatgttacagtaataccaagggtattcactgagtcaagaggcaGAATTACAGAATCAAAGGAGGGACGAGAGTTGtgtggagttttcgatagagagatggtgaAAACTGGGTCTCGCAAGtatcaaacttaaccagatttcgtctaacccgtgagatatcttgtccaaatctgactttactgaggaagctgtgtcaagacgacaTGCAGATagaatgagagaaggagcagaatggaaggatgtggatgaatgcagtggtaagtcgtcagtgtatgagtgcattcgGTTACTTGTTGAAGACAGGAAATCGAAAATTAGGGGAataagtgtaggggacaggacagaaccttgagggataccgctgttgatggagaaagggagggaggctgatccatcaatcaacaatcacagagatagatcggccagagaggaagctagatataaaggagcaaagtgagggagagaagccaaaagacgggagcttagagatgagatcccgatgtcacaccttgtcaaaagctttggatatgtcaagggcaactacacatgactccccaaaatctttcaggtatgatgaccaaacattagtaagatagaaaagaataccaccagtggatcttgccttactgaAGCCATActaatgatcagagagaagactatgagattcaaggtgtctatAGATTCAGAGcctgagaagggattcaaagactttggaaatggtaaatgtcaaagcaataagacGATAGTTCGAGGGGTCTGAACGGGcccccttcttagggatgggatgtatcaacgccatgcttctaagaagaaggtaaagttctggtttttaaaccgtagcgttcctcccacaccgtagtctctgtcaaccatatcataCTGTTTATttcctccagatccacaaaagccacatacaaatccttgtttctaTAGCTAGTTCTCACGTACAGTCTTCGAAACAAACACCACATCCACCTGTTCTCCAACACTCCTGaaatccccagtctgatgctgtgggCATGCCACCTCCCTTTCAATCAtgactctcccatacaacttaccaagcacactcaacagacttatatctctgaaattcgaccattcacttttgttccccttgctcTGTACGATggtactatacaggcattctgccaattctaGGGCACTCACCATGAGCCACATATGAAAGGAGTATCCAACATAACCAGtcgacaacaccatcaccactttcttatgaaattcaactgcaaacccatccactccagcagcttTGCTGCACTTCATCTGACGCAAGTTTTCAACACCACATACTCTCACATCGCATACCTCCACTTCCAACGCATCctccatctcccactctatcatcgagcgtattcaaaatactcgctcagtctttctcttcacctcatctctgacTGTTACCACCTCCCCTTTTATCCTTTTCAACGATGTCCCCATATTTTTCCCGTCTTCCTTACACTGGTAAACTCCTTACAAAGCTGTTTCTGACTGCCCCTGAAGTatgatgatactccctcacccatacTCTCATTCGCCCACTTTTTCAGATCCTGAACCTTCCTCTTGGTCTCCTGACAGCTTCTTTACTTGTACTCCTCCGAATCACTCGTAATCCTTCCCTGCAGGCAACGCACGCTCTTACACTTCTCCCATGCCACCTCCAACCTCCAgcgtgccacacacttctctctgaTATGTAAAATCTGCTTACCgaaatatttcccattcctcacccactcccttagcttcATTTACCCTCACGTTTTgacactctacactcaatctctccggctatctcttcacacaagcttctTCTCCAAGCTCACTCAGTTTCGCCACCCTCTttccacccatataatttcctctttccCTAAAGTCTCTGCAAACctttaccctcgccttcaagtaaTGACTGGCCATCCCACC
This window of the Panulirus ornatus isolate Po-2019 chromosome 17, ASM3632096v1, whole genome shotgun sequence genome carries:
- the LOC139754586 gene encoding uncharacterized protein, which codes for MLPLLPMALVLSLWVRRGGGVCAPDCSGVESGTSVRDPTDCTRYYVCLDLGDGEPLPSEYPVECPSGQYFNDAHTVPRCDPISGAPQGFCSNLCNPCKPHCIADGGVTPHPTDCSTYYVCLQEGIMEVGCESNLPFFDYMTGECSDDPTLCFAYCDPCIPHCTAANERVPDPIDCHQFYVCNPPEVVSFLCPHNEIFNRDSGECEANAPCVIDCPDTTDMPLF